The nucleotide sequence TGGCCGGCATGCTGCTGTTCCGGCAGCTCCAGGTGGCCACCTCGCTCTGGGTGGCCTTCGGCTTCATGGTGGTGATCGGCGTCGGGCTGGGCCTGTGCATGCAGTCGCTGATCCTGGGCGTGCAGAACTCGGTCGACCCGCGTGACCTGGGCGCGGGCACCTCCTCGGCGACGTTCTTCCGCTCGCTGGGCGGCTCGTTCGGCGTGGCGATCCTCGGCGCGGTGCTGTCGTCCCGGCTGAGCGGCGAGCTGGCCGGCCGGCTGCCGGCGGCGCTCGCCCAGCTCCCGCCGGACCAGCGGGCGGCCGTGGCGGCCAGCGGCGGCGGGAACGTCTCGATCAACGACCCGGCGACCGTCCTGGCGCTGCCCGGTCCGGTGCGGGCCGCCATCCAGGCCTCGTTCGTGGAGTCGCTGCACCTGGTCTTCCTGACCACCGGGCTGATCGCCATCGTGGCCGTGCTGGTCACCCTGGCCATGCCGAACGAGCAGCTGCGCGGCGCCGGCCCGCAGGGCTCGACCGGCGGCGCGGACCCGCTCGGCGGCCCGGCGGCCGCCCCCGGCGGCAAGCCCCTCACCCGGGAGTCGAAGGAGGAGGCCGCCGCCGACATGGAGTCCAAGTCCCAGACGATGCTCTGACCGGTACCGGCCGACGTCACCTCACCGGAGGTGGGCGAGCAGGTCGGCGACGTCGGCGTGTAGCCGGTCTCCGGCCGCCGCCGCGGCAGGTGAGACGGTGTCGAGGGTGAGGAATCCGTGGATCATCCCGGCCTCGCGGCGATGCCGGACCGGTACGCCCGCGGCGGCCAGCCGGGCCGCGTACGCCTCACCCTCGTCCCGGAGCGGATCGTGCTCCGCGGTGACGACGACGGCCGGCGGGAGCCCGGCGAGGTCGGGGGCGAACACCGGGCTGACGCCGGGGTCGGCGCGGCGGGCGGGGTCCGGGACCCATTGCTCGGCGCCCCAGGCGACATCGTCGCTGGCGAGGCCCCACCCCGTGGCCATCGTCCGGGCGCTGGGGTGGGAGAGGGTCAGATCGGTGTTGGGATACGCCAGGACCTGGGCGGCCGGGAGTGGCCCGCCCTCGTCGCGCAGGCGCAGGCAGGCGAGCGCGGCGAGGTTGCCGCCGGAGCTGTCGCCCATGACGGCCGTCGGGCCCTCGATGCCGGCTCGCGAAGTCCCGCCGGCCGCAACCCACCGGACGACGTCCACGCAGTCGTCGACGGCCGCCGGCCACGGGTGCTCCGGAGCCCGCCGGAAGTCGACGCTCAGCACGGCCGCGCCGGTCGCGCGCGCCAGGCGGCGGCACGCCCGGTCGTGCGAGTCCAGGTCGCCGATGGTCCACATCCCGCCGTGCAGGAACACCACCAGGGCGCGGACCGTGTCCGCCGGCCGGTAGCAGCGGGCCGGCACGCCGGTCGTGCCCACGGTCAGTTCCTCGACGCGGGCCATCTCGGGGCCGCGCGGGCGCGCCGCGACGCGGACCCGTTGCGCGCGGCGCAGTTCCGCCGCCCCCACGGCACGGGCCGGCGGCCCCGGATCCTGCCGGCCGGCCGCGATGAAGGCGGCCAGTTCGGCATCGGCGAGCGAGCCGTCCAGGGGTTCAGCCACCAGGACAGGATGCCAGGTTCAGCGCGCGGGTTCGGCCGTGAGCAGGTCGAGGATGAGCGCCAGCGGCGGCCAGGCCGCCCGGCCGCGGCGGGTCACGGCGTACGCGCGCAGCAGGGCCTGCGGTCCGGTCAGCGGCAGCAGGCCGACGCCGGGCGCGGTGGGCTGGTCGCCGGGGAGCAGGCCGACGCCC is from Micromonospora terminaliae and encodes:
- a CDS encoding alpha/beta hydrolase — translated: MAEPLDGSLADAELAAFIAAGRQDPGPPARAVGAAELRRAQRVRVAARPRGPEMARVEELTVGTTGVPARCYRPADTVRALVVFLHGGMWTIGDLDSHDRACRRLARATGAAVLSVDFRRAPEHPWPAAVDDCVDVVRWVAAGGTSRAGIEGPTAVMGDSSGGNLAALACLRLRDEGGPLPAAQVLAYPNTDLTLSHPSARTMATGWGLASDDVAWGAEQWVPDPARRADPGVSPVFAPDLAGLPPAVVVTAEHDPLRDEGEAYAARLAAAGVPVRHRREAGMIHGFLTLDTVSPAAAAAGDRLHADVADLLAHLR